In Comamonadaceae bacterium OS-1, a single window of DNA contains:
- the ybbH gene encoding putative HTH-type transcriptional regulator YbbH: MDKSKPSNLDALRDLIGRESERLTPRMRDAARYAVDHPNDIALNPVATVAAAAQIAPAAFIRMAKALGFDGYSDLQRLFRAPLQHAGKPTFRERIRHFGGEQTLDNPDDPAEVLRAFSQANVVSLEHLQDDAASLPLQEAIALIQNARIVHVLGLRRSYAVAAYLAYALNRVGQPAVQITGLGGAIAEQASTASPQDLLIAISFPPYAADTLQVCEQVRLRGAKRLAITDAFMSPVAKGADLVLEVNDAKLLGFRSLTSAMCLAQTLAMGLAFAKRNKRSKKTPLVADLDDIDC; this comes from the coding sequence ATGGATAAGAGCAAACCAAGCAATCTGGATGCGCTGCGGGACCTGATTGGCCGTGAAAGCGAACGCCTCACGCCGCGCATGCGCGACGCGGCCCGCTACGCGGTAGACCACCCCAACGACATCGCGCTGAACCCGGTGGCTACGGTGGCGGCGGCGGCCCAGATCGCGCCCGCAGCCTTCATCCGCATGGCCAAGGCGCTGGGGTTCGATGGCTACTCGGACCTGCAGCGGCTGTTCCGCGCGCCGCTGCAGCATGCAGGCAAGCCGACTTTTCGCGAGCGTATCCGCCACTTTGGCGGTGAGCAGACGCTGGACAACCCCGACGACCCCGCCGAGGTGCTGCGCGCCTTCAGCCAGGCCAACGTGGTGTCGCTGGAGCATTTGCAGGACGATGCCGCCAGCCTGCCGCTGCAGGAGGCGATTGCCCTGATCCAGAACGCCCGCATCGTGCATGTGCTAGGCCTGCGCCGCTCGTACGCGGTGGCGGCCTACCTGGCTTACGCGCTGAACCGGGTCGGCCAGCCCGCGGTGCAGATCACCGGCCTGGGCGGTGCCATTGCCGAGCAGGCCAGCACCGCCAGCCCGCAAGACCTGTTGATCGCCATCAGCTTTCCGCCCTACGCGGCCGACACCCTGCAGGTGTGCGAACAGGTGCGCCTGCGCGGTGCCAAGCGGCTCGCCATTACCGATGCCTTCATGAGCCCGGTGGCCAAGGGGGCCGACCTGGTGCTGGAGGTGAACGACGCCAAGCTGCTGGGCTTTCGCTCGCTGACCTCGGCCATGTGCCTGGCCCAGACCCTGGCCATGGGCCTGGCCTTCGCCAAACGCAACAAACGCTCCAAAAAGACACCGCTGGTGGCGGACCTGGACGACATCGACTGCTGA
- the allA gene encoding ureidoglycolate lyase produces the protein MTTLVIEPLTAEAFRPFGDVIEASDNARHFSINDGFAERYHDLACIDVESGDGRAILSIFKALPRSLPMQLVLLERHPLGSQVFMPLSGMPYLVVVVEAGPVPDLAQIRCFRAEPGQGVNYARGTWHHPLIALQAPSDFLVVDRGGQPGDANCDEHPLAGEPIWITA, from the coding sequence ATGACCACCCTGGTGATTGAACCCCTGACCGCGGAAGCCTTCCGCCCATTCGGTGATGTCATCGAAGCCAGCGACAACGCGCGGCATTTCTCCATCAACGACGGCTTTGCCGAGCGCTACCACGACCTGGCTTGCATTGATGTGGAAAGCGGCGATGGGCGCGCCATTCTGAGCATTTTCAAGGCATTGCCGCGCAGCCTGCCGATGCAGTTGGTGCTGCTGGAGCGGCATCCGCTGGGCAGCCAGGTGTTCATGCCGCTCTCAGGCATGCCGTATTTGGTGGTGGTGGTCGAGGCCGGTCCGGTGCCGGACCTGGCGCAGATCCGCTGCTTTCGTGCCGAGCCGGGCCAGGGGGTGAACTACGCCAGGGGCACCTGGCACCACCCGCTGATTGCGCTGCAAGCGCCCAGCGACTTTCTGGTGGTGGACCGCGGTGGCCAGCCGGGGGACGCGAACTGCGACGAACACCCGCTGGCGGGTGAGCCGATCTGGATTACGGCGTAG
- the yhjE gene encoding inner membrane metabolite transport protein YhjE, which yields MMSSINHEHTAEVPSTFERDARASVADHSKIAPGEIAIGVIIGRASEYFDYFVYGIASVLVFPEIFFPFESRLDGTLLSFVIFSFAFIARPIGTVAFMAIQRRWGRGAKLTGSLFLLGIATVGIAFLPGYASLGFTSIVFLSILRFLQGIALGGSWDGLPSLLALNAPKNRRGWYAMIPQLGAPIGFIVASGLFLYLHSSLWPVDFMDWGWRYPFYVAFAINVVALFARLRLVVTDEYDHLLNEHKLEPSNVGDLVQAQGSNLLIGAFAALASYALFHLVTVFPLSWITLYATQPVADVLIVQMIGAAIAMLGIIASGVIADRVGRRSTLGSLAVLIAIFSLFAPMLLDGEPFRQDVFILVGFALLGLSYGQAAGAVSSNFEPQYRYTGAALTSDLAWLIGAAFAPLVALGLSAHFGLAYVSIYLFSGAICTLVALRVNRSLELRD from the coding sequence ATGATGTCCAGCATTAATCATGAACACACCGCTGAAGTACCGTCCACCTTTGAGCGGGATGCGAGGGCTTCTGTTGCAGACCACTCCAAGATCGCACCCGGTGAAATCGCCATCGGCGTGATCATTGGCCGGGCGTCTGAATATTTTGACTATTTTGTTTACGGCATCGCCTCGGTGCTGGTATTCCCCGAAATATTTTTCCCCTTCGAGAGTCGGCTGGACGGCACGCTGCTGTCGTTTGTGATCTTCTCGTTTGCGTTCATCGCCCGGCCCATCGGCACGGTGGCCTTCATGGCCATCCAGCGGCGGTGGGGACGCGGGGCCAAGCTGACCGGATCGCTGTTTCTGCTGGGGATTGCCACGGTGGGAATTGCCTTCCTGCCGGGCTACGCCAGCCTGGGGTTCACCTCCATCGTTTTCCTGTCGATTTTGCGTTTTCTGCAAGGGATTGCGCTCGGTGGTTCCTGGGATGGCCTGCCCTCGCTGCTGGCCTTGAACGCCCCCAAGAACCGCCGCGGCTGGTACGCCATGATCCCCCAGTTGGGCGCGCCCATCGGTTTCATCGTGGCTAGCGGCCTGTTTCTGTACTTGCACTCCAGCCTGTGGCCCGTGGACTTTATGGATTGGGGCTGGCGTTACCCGTTTTACGTGGCTTTTGCGATCAACGTGGTGGCGCTGTTTGCCCGCCTGCGCCTGGTGGTGACCGATGAATACGACCATTTGCTCAACGAGCACAAACTGGAGCCCAGCAATGTGGGCGACTTGGTGCAGGCGCAGGGCAGCAACCTGCTGATCGGCGCATTTGCCGCTTTGGCCAGCTATGCACTGTTCCATCTGGTCACCGTTTTCCCGCTGTCGTGGATCACCTTGTACGCCACGCAGCCCGTCGCCGACGTGTTGATTGTGCAAATGATTGGCGCAGCGATTGCCATGCTGGGCATCATTGCATCCGGAGTCATTGCAGACCGGGTGGGTCGGCGCAGTACGTTGGGCAGTTTGGCCGTGCTAATTGCGATATTTAGCCTGTTTGCGCCCATGCTGCTGGACGGCGAACCTTTCCGGCAAGACGTGTTCATTCTGGTGGGGTTTGCCTTGCTGGGCCTGTCGTACGGCCAAGCTGCCGGGGCAGTGAGCTCCAACTTTGAACCCCAGTACCGCTACACCGGCGCAGCGCTGACATCCGATTTAGCCTGGTTGATTGGTGCGGCCTTTGCGCCCCTGGTCGCCCTCGGTTTGTCGGCCCATTTCGGGCTGGCTTACGTCAGTATTTACCTGTTTTCAGGGGCGATTTGCACCCTGGTAGCGCTGCGGGTCAACCGATCTCTGGAGCTGCGCGACTAG